GATGAACAGGGCGCCCATGGCGAACAGCCACAGCTCCGGGAAGCTCTCCGACAGCATCGTCTTGGCCCAGTTGACCAGCAGCGTGCCGTACACCGCGCCCAGCAACGACAGCCGGCCGCCGACCGCGCAGTAGATGACCATCTCGATCGACGGCACGATGCCGACGAAGGACGGCGACATGAAGCCGACCTGCAGCGTGAACATCGCGCCGCCCACCGCCGACAGCGCCGCGGCGAAGCAGAAGACGAAGATCTTGAAGTTGGCGACATCGTAGCCGGAGAAGCGGACCCGGTCCTCCTTGTCGCGCAGCGCCACCAGGATGCGCCCGAGCTTGGAGCGGCGGACATAGAGGCAGAGCAGGATGCAGCCGATCAGCAGGGCGGCGTTGACGAAGTAGAGGACCAGCTTCGCCTCGTCGGTGCGGATGTCCCAGCCCTTCAGCGTGCGCAGGTCGGTGATGCCGTTGATGCCGCCGGTGTAGCCCTGCTGGCCGACGATCAGGATGGTCAGGATGGCGGCAAAGGCCTGGGTGATGATGGCGAAATAGACGCCGCCGACCCGCCGCTTGAACATCGCCAGCCCGACGATGAAGGCGAGCAGCGCCGGGACCGCCACCACCGCGACGATGGAGAAGGTCAGGCTGTGGAACGGCTCCCAGAACCAGGGCAGCGCCGTGAGCTGGTTCCAGTCCATGAAGTCGGGGATGCCGGGGGTGGACTGGATCTTCGTCGCCTCGGGGCTGGAGGCCTCCAGCTTCAGGAACATCGCCATGCAGTAGCCGCCGATGCCGAAGAAGATGCCCTGCCCCAGCGACAGGATGCCG
This genomic stretch from Azospirillum sp. TSH58 harbors:
- the urtC gene encoding urea ABC transporter permease subunit UrtC, which encodes MTRNPQNGLLGRIDGDVAGILLLAALLVIVLPLGLDIFRLNMVGKYLTYAFVALGLVLCWGSAGILSLGQGIFFGIGGYCMAMFLKLEASSPEATKIQSTPGIPDFMDWNQLTALPWFWEPFHSLTFSIVAVVAVPALLAFIVGLAMFKRRVGGVYFAIITQAFAAILTILIVGQQGYTGGINGITDLRTLKGWDIRTDEAKLVLYFVNAALLIGCILLCLYVRRSKLGRILVALRDKEDRVRFSGYDVANFKIFVFCFAAALSAVGGAMFTLQVGFMSPSFVGIVPSIEMVIYCAVGGRLSLLGAVYGTLLVNWAKTMLSESFPELWLFAMGALFIGVVMVFPNGLAGLYQQYIAPRLRRPTVGRAKMPGTAAPIIPPHTAAD